Genomic DNA from Pseudomonas fitomaticsae:
CTGCTGACCGACGTTCTGCAGGTGGTGCTGGAGAAAGGTTACGACTGCAAGACCGACAGCCTGCCGGGCAACTCCATCACCATGGAAAACGCCCTGAGCAGCAACGACATCCAGATCTTCGCCGAAGAATGGGTCGGCCGCAGCGAGGTCTGGAACAAGGCCGAGAAGGCCGGCAAGGTCGTCGGTGTCGGCGCCCCGGTGGTGGGTGCGATCGAAGGCTGGTACGTGCCGCGCTACGTGATCGAAGGCGACGCCAAACGCAAACTCGAAGCCAAGGCGCCGGACCTGAAAAACATCGCCGACCTGGGCAAATATGCCGCCGTCTTCAAAGACGCCGAAGAGCCCTCCAAAGGTCGTTTCTACAACTGCCCGGCCGGCTGGACCTGCGAGCTGGACAACAGCGAAATGCTGAAAAGCTACGGCCTGGAAAACAGCTACACCAACTTCCGCCCGGGCACCGGCCCGGCGCTGGATGCGGCGGTGCTGTCGAGCTACAAGCGTGGCGAGCCGATCCTGTTCTACTACTGGTCGCCAACCCCGCTGATGGGCCAGATCGACGCGGTGAAACTGGAAGAAAAACCGGGCGTCGACAAGACCGTGACCATCAAGGTCGGTCTGTCCAAGACCTTCCACGAGCAAGCGCCGGAACTGGTGGCCGTGCTGGAGAAGGTCAACCTGCCGATCGACCTGCTGAACCAGAACCTGGGCCGCATGGCGAAGGAACGTATCGAGTCGCCAAAACTGGCGAAAATCTTCCTCAAGGAACATCCTGAGGTCTGGCATGCGTGGGTGAGTGAAGACGCTGCCAAGAAAATCGACGCGGCGCTGTAGGTCGAATTCCTCCCGGCCAACCGAGAGGCTGGCCGGGGTGTTCGCCGCAATCGCTTGATTGAGTTTCCTGATTGAGAGCCGCTTATGTTTCCCGAAAGCTTTACCTTTTCCATCGCCGACTGGGTCAACGGTTGGGTCGATGCGCTGGTCACCAACTACGGCGATGTGTTCCGCCATATCTCCGACACCCTGCTGTGGGCCATCGTCAATCTTGAAGGCCTGCTGCGCGCCGCACCGTGGTGGTTGATGCTGGCCATCGTCGGCGTCGTGGCCTGGCACGCCACGCGCAAAGTCGTGACCACCGCGGTGATCGTCGGTCTGTTGTTCCTGGTCGGTGCTGTCGGTCTGTGGGACAAGTTGATGCAGACCCTCGCGCTGATGATGGTGGCGACGGTCATTTCGGTGCTGATCGGCGTACCGCTGGGGATTCTCTCGGCGCGCAGCAATCGCCTGCGTTCGGTGCTGATGCCGCTGCTCGACATCATGCAGACCATGCCGAGCTTCGTGTACCTGATTCCGGTGCTGATGCTGTTCGGCCTGGGCAAGGTGCCGGCGATTTTCGCCACCGTGATCTACGCCGCACCGCCGCTGATCCGTTTGACCGATCTGGGCATCCGCCAGGTCGACGGCGAAGTGATGGAAGCGATCAACGCCTTCGGTGCCAACCGCTGGCAGCAGCTGTTCGGCGTGCAATTGCCGCTGGCCCTGCCGAGCATCATGGCCGGGATCAACCAGACCACCATGATGGCCCTGTCGATGGTGGTAATCGCCTCGATGATCGGCGCCCGTGGCCTGGGTGAAGATGTGCTGGTGGGCATTCAGACCCTCAACGTCGGACGCGGCCTGGAAGCCGGTCTGGCGATCGTGATTCTCGCAGTGGTCATCGACCGCATTACCCAGGCGTATGGTCGGCCACGGCATGAGGTGAGCAAATGAGCAACGCAACCGTGAGCAAGATCGAAGTCAAAAACGTCTTCAAGATTTTCGGCAACCGCGCCTCGGACGCCCTGGCGATGGTCGGCCAGGGCAAGACCAAGGATCAGGTGCTGAACGAAACCGGTTGCGTGGTCGGGGTCAACGACTTGTCCCTGAGCATCGGCACCGGCGAGATCTTCGTGATCATGGGCCTTTCCGGCTCCGGCAAATCGACCCTGGTACGCCACTTCAACCGCCTGATCGACCCGACCAGCGGCGCGATCCTGGTGGACGGCGTGGACATCCTGCAATACGACATGGAAGCCTTGCGTGAATTTCGCCGGCACAAGATCAGCATGGTGTTCCAGAGCTTCGGCCTGCTGCCGCACAAGACCGTGCTCGACAACGTCGCCTACGGCCTGAAAGTGCGCGGCGAGACCAAGCAACTGTGCGCCGAACGCGCGCTGCACTGGATCAACACCGTGGGCCTCAAGGGCTACGAAAACAAATACCCGCACCAGCTCTCCGGCGGCATGCGCCAGCGTGTCGGTCTGGCCCGCGCCCTGGCGGCGGACACCGACATCATCCTGATGGACGAAGCGTTCAGTGCGCTGGATCCGCTGATCCGCGCCGAGATGCAGGATCAGTTGCTGGAGCTGCAAAAGACCCTGCACAAGACCATCGTTTTCATCACTCACGACCTCGACGAGGCCGTGCGCATCGGCAACCGCATCGCGATCCTCAAGGACGGCCGCCTGATCCAGGTCGGCACGCCGAAAGAGATCCTGCATTCGCCGGCGGACGAGTATGTCGACCGCTTCGTGCAGCGGCGGGCGGCGGTGGTCTGATCTGAGTTTTGCAGTGCACAGACTGGCCTCATCGCGGGCAAGCCCGCTCCCACAGGGATTGTGTGAGCGCCGGAGATTCTGTGGGAGCTGGCTTGCCAGCGATGAGGCCGGTGAAGCTGCATCAAAATTATGGTTGAGGTAAGTGATGT
This window encodes:
- a CDS encoding ABC transporter substrate-binding protein, producing MKSNKTLLTTLLSMGLLASAGATQAAGWCESGKPVKFAGLNWESGMLLTDVLQVVLEKGYDCKTDSLPGNSITMENALSSNDIQIFAEEWVGRSEVWNKAEKAGKVVGVGAPVVGAIEGWYVPRYVIEGDAKRKLEAKAPDLKNIADLGKYAAVFKDAEEPSKGRFYNCPAGWTCELDNSEMLKSYGLENSYTNFRPGTGPALDAAVLSSYKRGEPILFYYWSPTPLMGQIDAVKLEEKPGVDKTVTIKVGLSKTFHEQAPELVAVLEKVNLPIDLLNQNLGRMAKERIESPKLAKIFLKEHPEVWHAWVSEDAAKKIDAAL
- a CDS encoding quaternary amine ABC transporter ATP-binding protein translates to MSNATVSKIEVKNVFKIFGNRASDALAMVGQGKTKDQVLNETGCVVGVNDLSLSIGTGEIFVIMGLSGSGKSTLVRHFNRLIDPTSGAILVDGVDILQYDMEALREFRRHKISMVFQSFGLLPHKTVLDNVAYGLKVRGETKQLCAERALHWINTVGLKGYENKYPHQLSGGMRQRVGLARALAADTDIILMDEAFSALDPLIRAEMQDQLLELQKTLHKTIVFITHDLDEAVRIGNRIAILKDGRLIQVGTPKEILHSPADEYVDRFVQRRAAVV
- a CDS encoding ABC transporter permease — translated: MFPESFTFSIADWVNGWVDALVTNYGDVFRHISDTLLWAIVNLEGLLRAAPWWLMLAIVGVVAWHATRKVVTTAVIVGLLFLVGAVGLWDKLMQTLALMMVATVISVLIGVPLGILSARSNRLRSVLMPLLDIMQTMPSFVYLIPVLMLFGLGKVPAIFATVIYAAPPLIRLTDLGIRQVDGEVMEAINAFGANRWQQLFGVQLPLALPSIMAGINQTTMMALSMVVIASMIGARGLGEDVLVGIQTLNVGRGLEAGLAIVILAVVIDRITQAYGRPRHEVSK